The DNA window ATACGGGCGTTCTTCTTGCCGTTGGTGATGTAGGGCCCGTAGCGCCCTTTGAGGATGCGGATATCGCTACCCTCGAAGTCGCGGATGGTGCGCTCGCGCTCGATCCGCTTCTTCTCCTCCACCAACTCCAGGCAGCGCTCGCGGCCAATGGTGTAGGGGTCGTCCTCCTTGATGGAGACGAACTTGTTGCCAAAACGCACGTAGGGCCCGAAGCGGCCGATGTTCACCTGCATGGGCTCGCCCTCGGGGGTCTCGCCCATGTCGCGGGGCAGCTTGAACAGCTCCAGGGCCTCGTCGAGGGTGATCTTGTCCATGCTCTGGCCCGGCCGCAGACCGGCGAAGCGCGGCTTTTCCTCGTCATCCTTGGTGCCCAGCTGGACGAAGGGGCCGAAACGGCCGACCCGCACGCTCACCGGCTTGCCGGTCTTGGGGTCGGTGCCCAGCTCCCGGCTCTGCATCACCTCTTCGCGGGAGATGGTGGCCTTCTCGTCCACCTTGTCCTTGAAGGGCTGCCAGAACTCCTCCAGCAGCGGCACCCACTCCCGCTCGCCCCGGGAGATGGCGTCCAGGTCGTCCTCCAGCCGGGCGGTGAAGTCGTAGTCCACGTAGCGGTCGAAGTGGTCGGTGAGGAACTTGTTGACCACCCGGCCGATATCGGTGGGCTGGAAGCGCTTGCCGTCCAGCTCCACGTACTTGCGCTGCTGCAGGGTGCCGATGATGGCGGCGTAGGTGGAGGGCCGGCCGATGCCGTACTCCTCCAGCGCCCGGACCAGGCTGGCCTCGGTGTAGCGCGGCGGCGGCTCGGTGAAGTGCTGTTCCGGCTTGATGCGCTCGAGCGCTACCTCGTCGCCCTCCTTGAGCGGGGGCAGGATGCGCTCGCTGCTGCCGACCTCCGGCTTGCGGTCGTCGGTCCCCTCCAGGTAGACGGCCATGAAGCCGGGCTCGGCGATGGTGGAGCCGGTGGCGCGGAAGCTGTTGCCCTCGCCGCAGGCCAGATCCACGGACACGGTGTTGATGCGGGCCGGGATCATCTGGCAGGCCACGGCGCGCTTCCAGATCAGTTCGTAGAGGCGGAACTGGTCGTCGCTCAGCTTGCCGCGGATCTCGTCCGGCTGGCGATAGGCACCGGTGGGGCGGATGGCCTCGTGGGCCTCCTGGGCGTTCTTCGACTTGGTGCGGTAGACCTGGGGCGAGCTGGGCAGCCGGTCCTCGCCGTAGCGCTTGGCGATGGTGTCGCGCAGATCGCCCACGGCCTCCTGGGAGAGGTTGACCGAGTCGGTACGCATGTAGGTAATCAGGCCGGTCACGCCGCCGCCGATGTCGATGCCCTCGTAGAGCTGCTGGGCGACGCGCATGGTGCGATTGGCGGTGAAGCCGAGCTTGCGCGAGGCCTCCTGCTGCAGGGTCGAGGTGGTGAAGGGCGCGGCCGGGTTGCGGCGGCGCTGCTTTTTCTCCACCTGGGTGACCTTGACGGTGCCGGGCTGGCGGACCGGGTTTTCATCCTCGCCGGCATCGATGTGGCTCTTGGCCAGTTCCAGCCCCGAGGCTGCGGCCAGCTGCTGCTCCACCTCGCGGGCGCGCTGGTCGTTATCGATGTCGAACTGTTTCAGCCGCTGACCGCCCAGGGTGTGCAGCCGGCCGGGGAAGGGGTCGCCATCCTTGGCCAGGTCGGCCTCGACCGTCCAGTACTCCTGGGAGACGAACTTTTCGATCTCCTCCTCGCGCTCGACGATCATCCGCAGCGCGGGGCTTTGCACCCGTCCGGCGGACAGGCCGGTGGCGATCTTCTTCCAGAGCAGTGGGGAGAGGTTGAAGCCCACCAGGTAGTCCAGCGCGCGGCGCGCCTGCTGGGCGTTGATCAGCGGCGTGGACAGCTCCCGCGGGTTGTCCATGGCGTCGCGGATGGCCCGCGGGGTGATCTCGTGGAACACCACGCGGTAGACCGGCTTGTCCTTCAGGGCCCCTTTCTCCTTGAGCAGCTCGTAGAGGTGCCAGGAGATGGCCTCCCCCTCGCGGTCAGGGTCAGTGGCCAGGTAGAGGGCGTCGGCCTGCTTCATCGCCTTGGCGATGGTGTCCACGTGCTTGGCGTTTTTGTCGATGGTGGAGTACTTCATGGCGAAGCCATGCGTCGGGTCCACCGCGCCCTCCTTGGGGACGAGGTCGCGCACGTGGCCATAGGAGGCCAGGACCTTGTAGTCCTTGCCCAAGTACTTGTTGATGGTCTTGGCCTTGGCCGGGGACTCGACGATGACCAGGTTCTTGCTCATGCAGCACCAGCAGCCGGCGGCGCCGGCGTTTCAGGATGAATGGGGGTGGCGACGAGCCCGGATTTAATGCACGAGATGCACCGGGTTGTCAAACAGGAGGTCTTCCATCCAGTTGAAGGCCTCTTCCTGGCCCGGCTGGTTGAAAAGCACCATCAGGACCACCCATTTGACGGTATCCAGGTCGACGTCGTCTTCCTCCAGCGCCATCAGCCGGTCGATGACCAGCTCGCGCCCGGAGCGGTCGAGGATGCCGACCTGCTCGAGAAACAGGATGAAGCCGCGGCACTCCACATCCAGGCGCAGGGCCTCCCGCTCGTGGTAGACACGGATCGCCTGGTCGCCGGCGACGGTGGCCGGCATGTTGCGGCTGTCCGCCAGACCGTCCAGCCAGTCGAAGGCCTTACGGATCTCCAGCGGCGTGAAACCGGCTTCAAACAGTTCGGACTCGAGGGAATCGCGATCGGGGCTGGGTTCGTCGTCGTTGGCGAGATAGTTCTCGAACAGGTAGATCAGTACTTCGAAAATGCTTTGCTTCATCACACGTCCTCTGGCCCCGTGCGCTGGTAGCGGCCGCCAGGCAGGGCCTGCACCCGCCCCTGCAGCTCCAGTAGCAGCAGCATGGAGGAAACGGCATCGGCCGTCAATCCGGCGCGGCTGACCAGGGTGTCCAGGGCCACCGGGTCGTGCCCCATGGCCTCGAGCAGGGTGGCGTACTCCGGGTCCGGGCCCTCGGCCGGGCCGGTGCGCGGCGCCGTGTCGATGGTGTCTGGGGTGGCGTTGTCGGCCGCTGCCGGCTGCGCCTGTTGCAGGTCCAGCTCCTCCAGGATGTCGGCCACCGATTCCACCAGCCGGGCGCCGTCGCGGATGAGCCGGTGGCAGCCGCGCGCCATGGGATTGTGGATGGAGCCGGGGATGGCGAAGACATCCCGCCCCTGGTCGAGGGCCTGGTAGGCGGTGATCAGCGAGCCGCTGTTGAGACTCGCCTCCACTACCAGGGTGCCCAGGGAGAGGCCACTGATGATGCGGTTGCGGCGGGGGAAGTGGCTGCGCCGGACGCCCACCCCGACCGGCAGTTCGGTGATCAGCACGCCCTCGGCGGCGATGGCGTGGGCGAGCTTGCGGTTGCGGGCGGGGTAGACCCGGTCCGGGCCGGTACCCATGACCGCGATGGTGACGCCACCGGCATCCAGTGCGCCCTGGTGGGCGGCGGCATCGATGCCCTGGGCCAGGCCGCTGTTGATGCCCAGCCCCCGGGTGGCCAGGGCCTGGGCGAAGTCACGGGCGAGCTCCCGGCCGTTGTGACTGGGGTTGCGGCTGCCGACGATCGCCAACCCCGGCCAGGCCAGCAGGCCGGGGTCACCCTTGGCGAACAGCAGGGGGGGCGCGTCGGGCAGCTCGGCCAGCCGGGCCGGGTAGGCCGGGTCCACGCCCTTGCGCAGGACGTGGTGGGCCGGGTCGGCCTCCAGCCAGCGCAGGTCGGGCTCGGCGTGCGCCGGGGTGGTCGCGTGTATGGCCTCGGCCACGCGGTCCGGCGCGCCGTGCCGGGTCAGCTCGCCCGGAGCGGCGGCCAGCACGGCCTCGGGACTGCCGAGGCGGTCCAGCAGCTCGGCCCACAGGCGAGCGCCCAGGCCCGGAACGCGCCAGAGCGCCAGCCGAGACTGGAGGTCGGTGTCTTGCACGCGGGTGAAGGTGCTCACTGGCCCCGGGTCAGGGGCGGCGCACCACGTCTTCCACCTGCATGGGGCGGCGCGCCTCCATGATCAGGCCCATGGCCATGTTGTCCATGGTCCGGAAAATCACCATGTCGCCAGCATCCTCTTCAGGCAGCTCCACCACCTCCCGGGTGACCGGGTCGCGGGCCGTCTCCGTGGCACTGAAGACCCGCAGCACGTGGCCGGGCGACAGCCCGTCATCGGCGCCGCGGTTGATCACCACCACGCTGAACTGGCCCACCTGTCGGACCCCGTCCAGCACGTGCACGATCTGTCCGGCGAAATCGGGGTCGTCCGGCACGCCCAACTCGAGCTGGGCCCGTTGCAGGGTGCTGACGCCCTCCACCAGGCGGTCACCGGCCCGCACCTCGCGGGTGCTGCGGGTAACCCGCAGGGTCGCCGGGTCGCCGTTGCGCAGGAGCTCGGCATCGCCCAGGTCGATCGCCTCGTAGCCCAGGGTGTCCCCGGTCTTCGGGTCCTCGATGGCGTCACCCCGGCGCACCAGGTTATAGGCCTCGGCCGGTTCATCGCCCAGGCCGCGGGCGTAGACGTTATCGCCGGCCGCGCTCAGCACCCGGTCTTCCCGCCCGGTGAGAACGTAAGGGGCCTCGTTCAGGGTGGCGTCATCAAGGATGTGGCTGCGGGAGAGGAAGGGGCGGATGGCCGACATGGGGATGGTGGGGATGGCATCCTCCAGCGGGCTCTCGCGCACCTCGGGCGACAGGCGGACCACCCGGTCCTCTACCTCCAGGCGGGGCTCCCCGTCCACCCAGGTGAGCCGCAGGACGTCGCCCGGGAAGATCAGGTGGGGGTTCTCGATCTCCGGGTTGGCCTGCCAGATCTCCGGCCAGTTCCAGGGCTCGCGCAGGAAGCGGGCGGAAATGTCCCATAAGGTGTCGCCACGTTGAACTTCATAGCGTTCCGGGTGGTCTGAGCGGAGCAGATCTCCGGCGACGGCGGAGAGGCTGAACAGCAGAAGGGCCACCAGCCCGATGAGCTTTCCTGTGCGCATGAACTTTCCCTGCAGTGTGCGCGAGACAGTCTGCGGACCCAGTGTGCCGCCCGTCCGCCCCGACGCGTCTATGTTAAGGTTATACCCGGCTAAGGCATGGCCCGCGCACCGGTGGCTGGACCGGCGCGCCAGGCATTCATTCACGGGTTAAGGCTAGCAGCAACCCCTGTCGAGCGGCAACGAAACATGGCCATTCTGGATATCCTGGTTTACCCCGATCCCCGCCTGCGTGAGGTCGCGCAGCCCGTCGAGCAGGTGGATGACGACATCCGCTACCTGGCGGACGACATGCTGGAGACGATGTACGACGCCAAGGGTATCGGCCTGGCTGCCACCCAGGTGGGCGTCAACCAGCGGGTGGTGGTCATGGATCTGGTGGACGAGGGTGAGCCGGAGCCACTGGTGTTGATCAACCCCGAGATCCTTTCCCGGGAAGGGGCGGCCATGGGCCAGGAGGGGTGCCTGTCGATCCCCGGTTTCTACGAGGACGTGGAGCGTGCCGAGCGCATCCGCTTCCGCGCCCTGGACCGCGACGGCGAGCCCTTCGAACAGGAGGCCGAGGGCCTGATGGCGGTCTGCGTGCAGCACGAGATCGACCATCTGGACGGCAAGCTGTTTGTCGACTACCTCTCCGAGCTGAAGCGAAAGCGCATCCGGCGCAAGCTGGAGAAGCTGGTGCGGCAGGGGCGTGTCGGTGCCAGCGGGCAGAAAGGCCGGGCATGAGCACCACGCCACCCAGGCTGGTCTTTGCCGGGACGCCGGATTTCGCCGTGCCCAGCCTGCAGGCCCTGCTCGATGCCGGGCACCGGCCGCTGGCGGTGTATACCCAGCCGGACCGGCGCGCCGGGCGGGGCCGCAAGCCGCGGCCCTCGCCGGTCAAGGCGTTGGCGCTGGCGCACGACCTGCCGGTCCACCAGCCGCAGAGCCTTCGCGACCCCGCCGCACAGGCGGAGCTGGCCGCGCTGCA is part of the Alkalispirillum mobile genome and encodes:
- a CDS encoding DNA topoisomerase I, whose product is MSKNLVIVESPAKAKTINKYLGKDYKVLASYGHVRDLVPKEGAVDPTHGFAMKYSTIDKNAKHVDTIAKAMKQADALYLATDPDREGEAISWHLYELLKEKGALKDKPVYRVVFHEITPRAIRDAMDNPRELSTPLINAQQARRALDYLVGFNLSPLLWKKIATGLSAGRVQSPALRMIVEREEEIEKFVSQEYWTVEADLAKDGDPFPGRLHTLGGQRLKQFDIDNDQRAREVEQQLAAASGLELAKSHIDAGEDENPVRQPGTVKVTQVEKKQRRRNPAAPFTTSTLQQEASRKLGFTANRTMRVAQQLYEGIDIGGGVTGLITYMRTDSVNLSQEAVGDLRDTIAKRYGEDRLPSSPQVYRTKSKNAQEAHEAIRPTGAYRQPDEIRGKLSDDQFRLYELIWKRAVACQMIPARINTVSVDLACGEGNSFRATGSTIAEPGFMAVYLEGTDDRKPEVGSSERILPPLKEGDEVALERIKPEQHFTEPPPRYTEASLVRALEEYGIGRPSTYAAIIGTLQQRKYVELDGKRFQPTDIGRVVNKFLTDHFDRYVDYDFTARLEDDLDAISRGEREWVPLLEEFWQPFKDKVDEKATISREEVMQSRELGTDPKTGKPVSVRVGRFGPFVQLGTKDDEEKPRFAGLRPGQSMDKITLDEALELFKLPRDMGETPEGEPMQVNIGRFGPYVRFGNKFVSIKEDDPYTIGRERCLELVEEKKRIERERTIRDFEGSDIRILKGRYGPYITNGKKNARIPKDREPESLGLEECEELIAKAPERKGRRRSGGATRKKTKA
- a CDS encoding DUF494 family protein, encoding MKQSIFEVLIYLFENYLANDDEPSPDRDSLESELFEAGFTPLEIRKAFDWLDGLADSRNMPATVAGDQAIRVYHEREALRLDVECRGFILFLEQVGILDRSGRELVIDRLMALEEDDVDLDTVKWVVLMVLFNQPGQEEAFNWMEDLLFDNPVHLVH
- the dprA gene encoding DNA-processing protein DprA; the protein is MQDTDLQSRLALWRVPGLGARLWAELLDRLGSPEAVLAAAPGELTRHGAPDRVAEAIHATTPAHAEPDLRWLEADPAHHVLRKGVDPAYPARLAELPDAPPLLFAKGDPGLLAWPGLAIVGSRNPSHNGRELARDFAQALATRGLGINSGLAQGIDAAAHQGALDAGGVTIAVMGTGPDRVYPARNRKLAHAIAAEGVLITELPVGVGVRRSHFPRRNRIISGLSLGTLVVEASLNSGSLITAYQALDQGRDVFAIPGSIHNPMARGCHRLIRDGARLVESVADILEELDLQQAQPAAADNATPDTIDTAPRTGPAEGPDPEYATLLEAMGHDPVALDTLVSRAGLTADAVSSMLLLLELQGRVQALPGGRYQRTGPEDV
- a CDS encoding LysM peptidoglycan-binding domain-containing protein, whose amino-acid sequence is MRTGKLIGLVALLLFSLSAVAGDLLRSDHPERYEVQRGDTLWDISARFLREPWNWPEIWQANPEIENPHLIFPGDVLRLTWVDGEPRLEVEDRVVRLSPEVRESPLEDAIPTIPMSAIRPFLSRSHILDDATLNEAPYVLTGREDRVLSAAGDNVYARGLGDEPAEAYNLVRRGDAIEDPKTGDTLGYEAIDLGDAELLRNGDPATLRVTRSTREVRAGDRLVEGVSTLQRAQLELGVPDDPDFAGQIVHVLDGVRQVGQFSVVVINRGADDGLSPGHVLRVFSATETARDPVTREVVELPEEDAGDMVIFRTMDNMAMGLIMEARRPMQVEDVVRRP
- the def gene encoding peptide deformylase is translated as MAILDILVYPDPRLREVAQPVEQVDDDIRYLADDMLETMYDAKGIGLAATQVGVNQRVVVMDLVDEGEPEPLVLINPEILSREGAAMGQEGCLSIPGFYEDVERAERIRFRALDRDGEPFEQEAEGLMAVCVQHEIDHLDGKLFVDYLSELKRKRIRRKLEKLVRQGRVGASGQKGRA